The Odocoileus virginianus isolate 20LAN1187 ecotype Illinois chromosome 12, Ovbor_1.2, whole genome shotgun sequence genome has a segment encoding these proteins:
- the COQ5 gene encoding 2-methoxy-6-polyprenyl-1,4-benzoquinol methylase, mitochondrial isoform X2: MMCQAECRHYLQFSFQLPDVYQVFESVAKKYDVMNDMMSLGIHRVWKDLLLWKMRPFPGTQLLDVAGGTGDIAFRFLNYVQAQHQRKQKKQLRAQQNLSWEEIARKYQNEEDSLGGSRVMVCDINKEMLKIGKQKAHAQGYKAGLAWILGDAEELPFDDDKFDVYTIAFGIRNVTHIDQALQEAHRVLKPGGRFLCLEFSQVNNPLVSRLYDVYSFQVIPVLGEVIAGDWKSYQYLVESIRQFPSQEEFKEMIEDAGFQKVTYENLTSGIVAIHSGFKL; the protein is encoded by the exons ATGATGTGCCAAGCGGAGTGCAGACATTATTTACAATTCTCATTTCAACTTCCTGATG TCTATCAGGTGTTTGAAAGTGTGGCCAAGAAGTATGATGTGATGAATGATATGATGAGTCTTGGTATCCATCGAGTTTGGAAGGATTTGCTGCTCTGGAAGATGCGCCCGTTTCCTGGGACCCAGCTGCTGGATGTTGCTGGAGGCACAG GTGACATTGCATTCCGGTTCCTTAATTATGTTCAGGCGCAGCATCAGAGAAAGCAGAAGAAGCAGTTAAGGGCCCAACAAAATTTATCCTGGGAAGAAATTGCCAGAAAGTACCAGAATGAAGAGGATTCCTTGGGCGGTTCTCGTGTCATGGTCTGTGACATCAACAAGGAGATGCTAAAGATTGGAAAACAGAAAGCCCATGCTCAAGGATACAAAGCTG GACTTGCCTGGATATTGGGAGATGCAGAAGAACTGCCCTTCGACGATGACAAGTTTGATGTTTACACCATTGCCTTCGGGATCCGGAATGTCACACACATTGATCAG GCACTACAGGAAGCCCATCGGGTCCTGAAACCAGGAGGAAGGTTTCTCTGTCTGGAGTTCAGCCAAGTAAACAATCCCCTTGTATCCAG GCTCTATGATGTATATAGCTTCCAGGTCATTCCTGTCCTGGGAGAAGTCATTGCAGGAGATTGGAAGTCCTACCAATACCTTGTAGAGAGTATCCGACAGTTCCCATCTCAG gAGGAATTCAAGGAGATGATAGAAGATGCAGGTTTTCAGAAGGTGACTTATGAAAATCTCACATCAGGCATTGTAGCCATTCATTCTGGTTTCAAACTGTAA
- the COQ5 gene encoding 2-methoxy-6-polyprenyl-1,4-benzoquinol methylase, mitochondrial isoform X1: MAALGSWALWSFCSRGWSRAASGCRLPGLRSSSPRGPLGARLLSQEKEATETHFGFETVSEEEKGGKVYQVFESVAKKYDVMNDMMSLGIHRVWKDLLLWKMRPFPGTQLLDVAGGTGDIAFRFLNYVQAQHQRKQKKQLRAQQNLSWEEIARKYQNEEDSLGGSRVMVCDINKEMLKIGKQKAHAQGYKAGLAWILGDAEELPFDDDKFDVYTIAFGIRNVTHIDQALQEAHRVLKPGGRFLCLEFSQVNNPLVSRLYDVYSFQVIPVLGEVIAGDWKSYQYLVESIRQFPSQEEFKEMIEDAGFQKVTYENLTSGIVAIHSGFKL, translated from the exons ATGGCAGCCCTCGGGAGCTGGGCTCTATGGAGCTTCTGCAGCCGTGGGTGGTCGCGGGCAGCGTCGGGCTGCAGGCTCCCCGGGCTTCGTAGCTCCTCGCCCAGGGGCCCCCTGGGTGCACGGCTCTTGTCCCAAGAGAAGGAGGCAACCGAAACGCACTTCGGGTTTGAGACTGTGtcggaagaggagaaggggggcaaAG TCTATCAGGTGTTTGAAAGTGTGGCCAAGAAGTATGATGTGATGAATGATATGATGAGTCTTGGTATCCATCGAGTTTGGAAGGATTTGCTGCTCTGGAAGATGCGCCCGTTTCCTGGGACCCAGCTGCTGGATGTTGCTGGAGGCACAG GTGACATTGCATTCCGGTTCCTTAATTATGTTCAGGCGCAGCATCAGAGAAAGCAGAAGAAGCAGTTAAGGGCCCAACAAAATTTATCCTGGGAAGAAATTGCCAGAAAGTACCAGAATGAAGAGGATTCCTTGGGCGGTTCTCGTGTCATGGTCTGTGACATCAACAAGGAGATGCTAAAGATTGGAAAACAGAAAGCCCATGCTCAAGGATACAAAGCTG GACTTGCCTGGATATTGGGAGATGCAGAAGAACTGCCCTTCGACGATGACAAGTTTGATGTTTACACCATTGCCTTCGGGATCCGGAATGTCACACACATTGATCAG GCACTACAGGAAGCCCATCGGGTCCTGAAACCAGGAGGAAGGTTTCTCTGTCTGGAGTTCAGCCAAGTAAACAATCCCCTTGTATCCAG GCTCTATGATGTATATAGCTTCCAGGTCATTCCTGTCCTGGGAGAAGTCATTGCAGGAGATTGGAAGTCCTACCAATACCTTGTAGAGAGTATCCGACAGTTCCCATCTCAG gAGGAATTCAAGGAGATGATAGAAGATGCAGGTTTTCAGAAGGTGACTTATGAAAATCTCACATCAGGCATTGTAGCCATTCATTCTGGTTTCAAACTGTAA